One Oscillospiraceae bacterium genomic region harbors:
- a CDS encoding PLP-dependent aminotransferase family protein yields MIELDPRLKTPLYEQLYAALADEIRRGDRAPGTPLPGRRTMAAQQGVSVNTVDTAYQMLAAEGLAEPRPRSGFYVQKTYGMLHTRTPRPAPQAVVPAAPEPVGEPATLFDLSTGSVDTALFPARSWGRIQKELLYQRPELLQRGEMQGDADLRCEIAHYLSDYRGVECTPEQIVVGAGIEYLLGCVAHLFGNCTAAIENPGYSRTRAVLGNSGLPCTLVDIDRDGLSVSALEASGASLCYLTPSHHFPTGVTMPATRRAQLLAWAAKKPGRYILEDDYDSEFRFDTRPLPCLQGMAGSDGPVVYLTTFSKSLAPGIRIACMVLPQSLLRRYRRDFAAYANTVSRFEQQTLCEFMAGGYFTRHLARMRLAYKRRMETFAAALRAALPGVELDGVHSGLHFLLTLPQAESEAAMVQAAAQHGVRLRGLSEYYMARPELCRPNTVVAGYSALKEDDIPAVAAALAGAWCSFL; encoded by the coding sequence ATGATCGAACTGGACCCCCGCTTAAAAACACCATTGTATGAGCAGCTGTACGCCGCCCTGGCGGACGAGATACGCCGCGGCGACCGCGCCCCCGGCACGCCTTTGCCAGGGCGGCGCACCATGGCCGCCCAGCAGGGCGTGAGCGTAAACACCGTGGACACGGCCTACCAGATGCTGGCAGCCGAGGGCCTGGCCGAACCGCGCCCCCGCAGCGGTTTTTACGTGCAGAAAACCTACGGCATGCTGCATACCCGCACGCCGCGCCCGGCCCCGCAGGCTGTTGTGCCTGCCGCCCCGGAGCCTGTGGGCGAACCCGCCACGCTGTTTGACCTTTCCACCGGCAGTGTGGACACGGCGCTGTTCCCGGCGCGCAGCTGGGGACGCATCCAAAAGGAGCTGCTCTACCAGCGGCCGGAGCTTTTGCAGCGCGGCGAGATGCAGGGCGACGCTGACCTGCGGTGCGAGATCGCGCACTACCTCTCGGATTATCGCGGTGTGGAGTGTACGCCGGAGCAAATCGTGGTGGGTGCGGGCATTGAGTATCTGCTGGGCTGCGTGGCGCACCTGTTCGGTAATTGCACGGCGGCCATCGAGAACCCAGGCTACTCCCGCACGCGGGCGGTTTTGGGCAACAGTGGCTTGCCCTGTACGTTGGTGGACATTGACCGGGACGGTTTGTCGGTTTCGGCGCTCGAGGCCAGCGGGGCAAGCCTGTGCTATCTGACACCGAGCCATCATTTTCCCACCGGTGTAACGATGCCCGCCACCCGCCGGGCACAACTGCTGGCCTGGGCGGCCAAAAAACCGGGGCGGTATATTTTGGAGGATGATTACGATTCAGAGTTCCGCTTTGATACGCGTCCCCTCCCCTGTCTGCAGGGCATGGCGGGGTCGGACGGGCCGGTGGTATACCTGACCACCTTCTCCAAAAGCCTTGCCCCCGGCATCCGCATTGCCTGCATGGTGCTGCCGCAAAGTCTGCTGAGGCGGTATCGCCGGGATTTTGCGGCCTACGCCAACACGGTGAGCCGGTTTGAGCAGCAGACACTTTGCGAGTTTATGGCGGGCGGGTATTTTACCCGTCACCTGGCCCGGATGCGCCTTGCCTACAAGCGCCGCATGGAAACTTTTGCTGCGGCGCTGCGGGCGGCCCTGCCGGGCGTGGAACTGGACGGTGTACACAGCGGGCTGCATTTTCTGCTGACGCTGCCCCAAGCCGAGAGTGAAGCCGCCATGGTACAGGCCGCCGCCCAGCACGGTGTGCGGCTGCGGGGCCTGAGTGAATATTACATGGCCCGACCGGAGTTGTGCCGACCCAACACGGTAGTGGCCGGTTACTCAGCTCTGAAAGAGGACGACATCCCCGCCGTAGCGGCAGCTTTAGCGGGAGCATGGTGTTCCTTTCTTTGA
- a CDS encoding ECF transporter S component, translating to MSTSTMWLLLFVVVALALLVAALTKTKFTVQKISIIGVMAALSLVAYEFFRIPNVFGSGSSFHLGNTFTALTAMLLDGVSGGLAGAIGLALADILAGDPGYAITTFILKFIIGLVCGFVAHKVIHLKDYPTANRGKYLLVVTASAFSGLLVNVFTDPFIGYFRNRFIFGQPAEIASVFTKIASGVTLINSLLSTVCAVILYLALRPALEKAHLLPKD from the coding sequence ATGTCTACATCCACCATGTGGCTGCTGCTGTTTGTGGTAGTGGCGCTGGCCCTGCTGGTAGCAGCTTTGACCAAAACGAAATTTACTGTGCAAAAAATCAGCATCATCGGCGTGATGGCCGCCCTCAGCCTGGTTGCGTATGAGTTCTTCCGCATCCCGAACGTCTTCGGCAGCGGCTCGTCCTTCCACCTGGGCAACACCTTTACGGCGCTGACTGCTATGCTGCTGGACGGCGTCTCCGGCGGCTTGGCCGGTGCTATCGGCCTGGCTTTGGCCGATATTCTCGCTGGCGACCCCGGTTATGCCATCACCACCTTCATCCTTAAGTTCATCATCGGCCTGGTCTGCGGCTTTGTGGCGCATAAGGTCATCCACCTGAAAGACTACCCCACCGCCAACAGAGGCAAGTACCTGCTGGTCGTCACCGCCAGCGCGTTCAGCGGCCTGCTGGTCAACGTGTTTACTGACCCGTTCATCGGCTACTTCCGCAACCGCTTCATCTTCGGCCAGCCTGCCGAGATTGCCTCGGTCTTTACCAAGATCGCCAGCGGCGTTACGCTTATCAACTCGCTGCTGTCCACCGTCTGCGCGGTCATCCTGTACCTGGCCCTGCGCCCGGCGCTGGAAAAAGCTCACCTGCTGCCCAAGGACTAA
- a CDS encoding prephenate dehydrogenase: MLDKSKTYLIVGLGLLGGRYAQVLSSHGYHVTGIARSRETIDYALQHEYIAEGATENFDALVTGADCIIFGLYPTVLLEWVKQYGHLIQPGTMVTDVSGVKRGVVEPVQAALPEGAEFIASHPMAGRETSGITHSAEVNFAPANFIITPTDKNTQAGIDWCHALAEELGFKRITILTPAEHDYMIGYVSQLCHAIAVSLMCASDNTELAKYTGDSFRDLTRIAHINDKMWAELFLWNKDNLISEIDMFSDALQSMREKLVQDDREGLEEMFRLSTKRRSAFDKK; this comes from the coding sequence ATGTTGGATAAATCGAAAACCTATCTGATCGTGGGCCTGGGCCTGCTGGGCGGCAGATACGCCCAGGTGCTTAGCAGCCACGGCTACCATGTAACGGGCATCGCCCGCAGCCGTGAGACCATCGACTACGCCCTGCAGCATGAATATATTGCCGAGGGTGCGACCGAGAATTTTGACGCGCTGGTTACCGGCGCGGATTGCATCATCTTTGGTTTGTACCCTACTGTTTTGCTGGAGTGGGTCAAGCAGTATGGGCATCTGATCCAGCCCGGCACGATGGTGACGGATGTTTCCGGCGTGAAGCGCGGCGTGGTGGAACCGGTGCAGGCCGCTTTGCCCGAGGGGGCGGAGTTTATCGCCAGCCACCCGATGGCGGGCCGCGAGACCAGCGGCATCACCCACAGCGCCGAGGTCAACTTTGCCCCGGCCAATTTCATCATCACCCCCACCGACAAGAACACCCAGGCAGGCATCGACTGGTGCCATGCTTTGGCCGAGGAACTGGGCTTTAAGCGCATCACCATCCTGACGCCTGCCGAGCACGACTACATGATCGGCTACGTCAGCCAGCTGTGCCATGCCATTGCGGTGAGCCTGATGTGCGCATCGGACAACACCGAGCTGGCCAAGTACACCGGCGACTCCTTCCGCGATTTGACGCGAATTGCCCATATCAACGATAAAATGTGGGCAGAACTGTTCTTGTGGAACAAGGACAACCTGATCTCCGAGATCGACATGTTCAGCGATGCGCTGCAATCGATGCGGGAAAAGCTGGTGCAGGACGACCGCGAAGGACTGGAGGAGATGTTCCGCCTGTCCACCAAGCGGCGCTCGGCCTTTGACAAAAAGTAA
- the aroA gene encoding 3-phosphoshikimate 1-carboxyvinyltransferase, translating into MDARLHVSRLSGQATVPPSKSAAHRAVLCAALADGVSHITNIEYSQDIRATLGAVTQLGAKVAEEPAAVTITGRGSSGGFVTVTRPVFCNESGSTLRFMIPLFSLTAQKVRFTGAGRLFDRPQAVYQMLFDRQGLRFEQTPEGITVFGRLRPGGFTLPGDVSSQFISGLLFAAPLMESESSIEVLPPYESHSYVDLTIDAMQQFGVKVAARARKNGSVMYRVAAPQRYTASDFAVEGDYSQAAFLAVLGCAVGGINVVGLNPDSQQGDKVILDILKRCGGKFKPIEGGYRFERSLLKATEIDLADCPDLGPILFTLGCFCNGSTVIRNAGRLRLKESDRISAMQEELKKMGARIEVDGDTVTITGVALHAPAEPLYGHNDHRIVMALAVAVYAAGLPALLRGAEAVNKSWPAFWDTLRGLGAKIDTE; encoded by the coding sequence ATGGATGCTCGCCTGCATGTCAGCCGCTTAAGCGGCCAGGCCACCGTGCCGCCCAGCAAAAGTGCGGCACACCGCGCTGTTTTGTGCGCGGCGCTGGCCGATGGGGTCAGCCACATTACCAATATTGAGTACAGCCAGGACATCCGCGCCACCTTGGGCGCTGTGACCCAGCTGGGCGCCAAGGTGGCGGAGGAGCCTGCCGCCGTGACCATCACCGGCCGGGGCAGTTCCGGCGGATTCGTGACCGTAACGCGGCCGGTTTTTTGCAACGAGAGCGGCTCGACCCTGCGTTTTATGATCCCGCTGTTCAGCCTGACGGCGCAGAAGGTGCGCTTCACCGGCGCGGGGCGGTTGTTTGACCGCCCCCAGGCCGTGTACCAGATGTTGTTTGATCGCCAGGGCCTGCGCTTTGAGCAGACCCCCGAGGGCATTACTGTGTTTGGGCGGCTGCGTCCGGGCGGGTTCACCCTGCCGGGGGATGTGTCCAGCCAGTTCATCAGCGGGTTGCTGTTTGCTGCGCCGTTGATGGAATCGGAAAGTTCCATCGAGGTGCTGCCCCCCTATGAAAGCCATTCCTATGTGGACCTGACCATCGACGCCATGCAGCAGTTTGGCGTAAAAGTGGCCGCCCGGGCGCGGAAAAACGGCAGCGTGATGTACCGTGTGGCCGCGCCCCAGCGCTACACTGCCAGCGACTTTGCCGTCGAGGGCGACTACAGCCAGGCGGCTTTTCTGGCCGTGCTGGGCTGCGCGGTCGGCGGCATCAACGTGGTGGGCCTGAACCCCGACAGCCAGCAGGGCGACAAGGTCATTCTGGATATTTTAAAGCGCTGCGGCGGAAAGTTTAAGCCCATTGAGGGCGGCTACCGCTTTGAGCGCAGCCTGCTGAAGGCCACTGAAATTGATTTGGCCGATTGCCCCGACCTGGGGCCGATTCTGTTTACGCTGGGCTGTTTCTGCAACGGCAGTACCGTCATCCGCAATGCGGGGCGGCTGCGACTGAAAGAATCAGACCGCATCAGCGCCATGCAGGAGGAACTGAAAAAAATGGGTGCCCGCATTGAGGTGGACGGCGATACCGTGACCATCACCGGCGTGGCACTGCATGCCCCTGCCGAGCCGCTGTACGGCCACAACGATCACCGCATCGTGATGGCGCTGGCCGTGGCAGTGTACGCCGCCGGGCTGCCCGCCCTGCTGCGCGGGGCCGAGGCCGTGAATAAAAGCTGGCCCGCATTTTGGGATACCCTGCGCGGGCTGGGTGCAAAAATCGATACCGAGTAG
- the aroF gene encoding 3-deoxy-7-phosphoheptulonate synthase, with protein MIISTKKGAPQAELDRIIDNFEHQGLSVTLIRGTDYNVFGLVGDTTKIAEKDVLANPWVENVTRVSAPYKRANRLFHPDDTVVDVNGIKIGGKSPIAVMAGPCSVEGEEHTLKMAKLVKAGGANFLRGGAYKPRTSPYSFQGLGTEGILDLVKAREATGLPIVSELMDEAHIDEFEEYVDIVQIGARNMQNFQLLKAVGKMHKPILLKRGLANTIEEWIMSAEYIMAGGNENVILCERGIRTFERATRNTLDLSAVPVIKEKTHLPIIVDPSHATGDYKYIESMALAAVAAGADGLEIEVHDNPQCAWSDGAQCLKPEKFAETIANCRKVAAAIGREM; from the coding sequence ATGATCATTTCCACCAAAAAAGGTGCCCCCCAGGCTGAACTGGACCGCATTATCGATAACTTCGAGCATCAGGGACTGTCGGTCACGCTGATCCGCGGTACCGACTACAACGTCTTTGGCCTGGTGGGCGATACCACCAAGATCGCCGAAAAGGACGTGCTGGCCAACCCCTGGGTCGAGAATGTGACCCGTGTGTCCGCCCCCTACAAGCGCGCCAACCGCCTGTTCCACCCCGATGATACCGTGGTGGACGTGAACGGCATCAAGATTGGCGGCAAGTCCCCCATCGCCGTGATGGCCGGCCCCTGCAGTGTGGAGGGCGAGGAGCACACCCTCAAAATGGCCAAGCTGGTCAAGGCCGGCGGTGCTAACTTCCTGCGCGGCGGCGCTTACAAGCCCCGCACCAGCCCCTATTCCTTCCAGGGCCTGGGCACCGAGGGCATCCTCGACCTGGTGAAGGCCCGTGAGGCCACCGGCCTGCCCATCGTAAGCGAGCTGATGGATGAGGCCCACATCGACGAGTTTGAAGAATACGTCGACATCGTGCAGATCGGCGCCCGCAACATGCAGAACTTCCAGCTGCTGAAAGCCGTTGGCAAGATGCACAAGCCCATCCTGCTCAAGCGCGGTCTGGCCAACACCATCGAGGAGTGGATCATGTCCGCCGAATACATCATGGCCGGCGGCAATGAGAACGTCATTCTCTGCGAACGCGGCATCCGCACCTTTGAGCGCGCCACCCGCAACACGCTGGACCTGTCCGCCGTGCCGGTCATCAAGGAAAAGACCCACCTGCCCATCATCGTTGACCCCAGCCACGCCACCGGCGACTACAAGTACATCGAGAGCATGGCCCTGGCCGCTGTGGCTGCCGGTGCCGACGGCCTGGAGATCGAGGTGCACGACAACCCGCAGTGCGCCTGGAGCGACGGTGCCCAGTGCCTGAAGCCTGAAAAGTTTGCCGAGACCATCGCCAACTGCCGCAAGGTTGCTGCCGCTATCGGCCGGGAGATGTAA
- a CDS encoding shikimate dehydrogenase, with amino-acid sequence MEQTRYGLIGSKLGHSYSKIIHEQIADYTYELMPLPTKDEARAFMERRDFAAINVTIPYKQLVIPYCDVVDPKAAAIGAVNTIVNRDGRLYGYNTDYAGFAYLARAHGVDFAGKTVLILGTGGTHSTVTAVCKDGGAAEILTASRTGKGDALTYEEAMRRKDVQVIVNTTPCGMYPNVGQCLIAPAAFPALEAVLDVVYNPFRTELLLRAEEHHIPAASGFEMLVAQAVFAAEHFTGKALDADTLIPAVSRQLRHELANISIIGMPGCGKSTIGAALAQKLGKTFIDLDAEIERRTGHNIPDIFAQEGEAAFRRYEAETLADVAKQNRQIIACGGGIIKSPANVRALRQNGPVLWVRRPIEKLATGGRPLSKGGAALKQLEEERTPLYEAAASVVLDNTGTLREAADKAAALFEADETL; translated from the coding sequence ATGGAACAGACAAGATACGGCCTGATCGGCTCGAAGCTTGGGCACAGCTATTCCAAGATCATCCACGAGCAGATCGCTGATTATACCTACGAGCTGATGCCGCTGCCCACCAAGGACGAGGCCCGCGCTTTTATGGAGCGGCGGGACTTTGCGGCCATCAACGTGACGATTCCCTACAAGCAGTTGGTCATCCCCTACTGCGATGTGGTCGACCCCAAAGCGGCGGCCATCGGCGCGGTGAATACCATCGTCAACCGGGATGGCAGGCTGTACGGTTATAACACCGACTATGCCGGGTTTGCCTACCTGGCCCGCGCCCACGGCGTGGACTTTGCGGGCAAGACCGTGCTGATTCTCGGCACCGGCGGCACCCATTCTACTGTGACAGCCGTTTGCAAAGACGGCGGCGCGGCGGAGATTCTGACCGCCAGCCGCACCGGCAAGGGCGATGCCCTGACCTACGAGGAAGCCATGCGCCGCAAGGATGTGCAGGTCATCGTGAACACGACCCCCTGCGGCATGTACCCCAATGTGGGGCAGTGCCTCATCGCCCCGGCGGCTTTCCCGGCACTGGAGGCCGTGCTGGATGTGGTGTACAACCCCTTCCGCACCGAGCTGCTTCTGCGGGCTGAGGAGCACCATATCCCCGCCGCTAGCGGCTTTGAGATGCTGGTGGCCCAGGCTGTGTTTGCGGCCGAACACTTTACCGGCAAAGCGCTGGACGCCGACACGCTGATCCCGGCCGTAAGCCGCCAGCTGCGGCATGAACTGGCCAACATCTCCATCATCGGCATGCCGGGGTGCGGCAAATCCACCATCGGCGCGGCGCTGGCCCAAAAATTAGGCAAGACCTTCATCGACCTGGATGCGGAAATTGAACGCCGCACCGGGCATAATATTCCTGACATCTTTGCCCAGGAGGGCGAAGCCGCTTTCCGCCGGTACGAAGCCGAAACGCTGGCCGATGTGGCCAAGCAGAACCGCCAGATCATCGCCTGCGGCGGCGGGATCATCAAGAGCCCGGCTAACGTGCGCGCCCTGCGGCAGAACGGCCCCGTGCTGTGGGTGCGCCGCCCCATTGAAAAGCTGGCCACCGGCGGGCGTCCCCTCTCCAAGGGCGGTGCGGCGCTGAAGCAGCTGGAAGAAGAGCGCACTCCTTTGTACGAGGCCGCCGCCAGCGTGGTGCTGGACAACACCGGCACCCTGCGTGAAGCCGCCGACAAAGCCGCTGCGCTGTTTGAAGCGGACGAAACCCTATAA
- the aroC gene encoding chorismate synthase, whose product MKNTFGNAISMTIFGESHGPAIGAVLDGLAAGLPVDEATIAAAMDRRRARGDGLSTARTEADVVEFLSGVYQGHTTGTAVTMVIRNQNTRSGDYAKTADLLRPGHADYTAYAKYEGYQDARGGGHFSGRITAASVAAGALCESVLNSLGIRVYTHIAECAGIKDAPLSSSAGLLLPEPEPGHFALLDSSKEAPMQEAIRTAGSEGDSVGGVLETIVTGLPAGIGEPWFDSVESELAHLMFAVPACKGLEFGAGFAFAAMRGSEANDPFAMRNGQIATATNKNGGINGGITNGMPLVFRTVLKPTPSIYKQQHTVDYIARQDADLQIKGRHDPCIVPRAAVVQNTLAAFGLLDLLTVRYGTLAQKHGLPQE is encoded by the coding sequence ATGAAAAACACCTTTGGCAATGCTATTTCGATGACCATTTTCGGAGAGAGCCACGGCCCTGCCATCGGCGCGGTGCTGGACGGTCTGGCCGCAGGCCTGCCCGTGGACGAGGCCACCATCGCCGCCGCAATGGACCGCCGCCGCGCCCGGGGCGATGGGCTTTCCACCGCCCGCACCGAGGCCGACGTTGTGGAGTTTCTCTCCGGCGTGTACCAGGGCCACACCACCGGTACCGCCGTGACGATGGTCATCCGCAACCAAAACACCCGCAGCGGCGACTATGCCAAAACTGCAGACCTGCTGCGCCCCGGCCACGCCGACTACACGGCCTATGCCAAGTACGAGGGCTATCAGGACGCCCGGGGCGGCGGACATTTCTCCGGCCGTATCACCGCTGCCAGCGTGGCGGCGGGTGCGCTGTGTGAAAGCGTGCTGAATAGCCTGGGCATCCGTGTCTACACACATATTGCCGAGTGCGCAGGCATAAAGGACGCACCGCTGTCCAGCTCCGCCGGGCTGTTACTGCCCGAACCGGAGCCCGGCCATTTTGCCCTGCTGGATTCGAGCAAGGAGGCCCCCATGCAGGAGGCCATCCGCACCGCCGGCAGTGAAGGCGACAGCGTGGGCGGCGTGCTGGAGACCATCGTCACCGGCCTGCCCGCAGGCATCGGCGAGCCGTGGTTTGACAGCGTGGAAAGCGAATTGGCTCACCTGATGTTTGCCGTCCCGGCCTGCAAGGGCCTGGAATTCGGCGCAGGCTTTGCCTTTGCCGCCATGCGTGGCAGCGAGGCCAACGACCCCTTTGCGATGCGTAACGGCCAGATTGCCACTGCCACCAACAAAAACGGCGGCATCAACGGCGGCATTACCAACGGCATGCCGCTGGTGTTCCGCACTGTGTTAAAGCCCACGCCCAGCATTTATAAACAGCAGCATACCGTGGATTATATTGCCAGGCAGGACGCCGATCTGCAGATCAAGGGCCGCCACGACCCCTGCATCGTGCCCCGCGCCGCGGTGGTGCAAAACACCCTGGCTGCCTTTGGCCTGCTGGACCTGCTGACCGTGCGCTACGGCACGCTGGCCCAAAAGCACGGCCTGCCCCAGGAGTAA
- the aroB gene encoding 3-dehydroquinate synthase → MKLTMQLKSRSYDIILKAGCLANLHQFTNVENRRVFVLTDSGVPKQYAETVAAQCPRATIYTIPQGEGSKCLKVYGQVLQAMLEFGMDRKDLLVAVGGGVVGDLGGFCAASYMRGIDFVNCPTTTLAQVDSSIGGKTAIDLGETKNIVGAFWQPKVVLVDFDTLATLPRRQVVNGLAEALKTGLIGDPQLFALFETEDPEAYIEQIVYRSLKFKKKIVEQDEREGSVRACLNFGHTIGHGIEAVRGVRGRRTTGLYHGECVALGMLPMIEDPALVKRVRAVYRTLGLPTRAGANREKVLAYMQHDKKASGSSITVIKCPGLGCWRADKLPMTELPTLLGIEE, encoded by the coding sequence ATGAAGCTGACCATGCAACTGAAAAGCCGCAGCTATGATATTATCCTGAAAGCCGGCTGCCTTGCCAACCTGCATCAGTTTACCAATGTGGAGAACCGCCGCGTCTTTGTGCTGACGGACTCCGGCGTGCCCAAACAGTATGCCGAGACCGTAGCCGCCCAGTGCCCCAGGGCCACCATTTACACCATCCCCCAAGGCGAGGGCAGCAAGTGCCTGAAAGTCTACGGCCAGGTATTACAGGCCATGCTGGAATTCGGCATGGACCGTAAGGATCTGCTGGTGGCCGTGGGCGGCGGTGTTGTGGGCGATCTGGGCGGATTCTGCGCCGCCAGCTATATGCGCGGCATTGATTTCGTCAACTGTCCCACCACCACGCTGGCCCAGGTGGATTCTTCCATCGGCGGCAAGACCGCCATTGATCTGGGCGAGACGAAGAACATCGTGGGCGCTTTCTGGCAGCCCAAGGTGGTGCTGGTGGACTTTGACACGCTGGCTACCCTGCCCCGCCGCCAGGTGGTGAACGGCCTGGCCGAGGCGCTGAAGACCGGCTTGATCGGCGACCCGCAGCTGTTTGCACTGTTTGAGACCGAGGACCCGGAAGCCTATATTGAACAGATCGTCTACCGCAGCCTGAAATTCAAGAAAAAGATTGTCGAGCAGGACGAGCGCGAGGGCAGCGTGCGTGCCTGCCTGAACTTCGGCCACACCATCGGCCACGGCATTGAGGCTGTGCGTGGTGTGCGCGGCCGCCGCACCACCGGCCTGTACCACGGCGAATGTGTCGCCCTGGGCATGCTGCCGATGATCGAGGACCCGGCGCTGGTCAAGCGGGTGCGTGCTGTCTACCGCACGCTGGGCCTGCCTACCCGCGCCGGTGCCAACAGGGAAAAGGTACTGGCTTACATGCAGCACGATAAAAAGGCCAGCGGCAGCAGCATTACTGTCATCAAGTGCCCGGGCCTGGGCTGCTGGCGGGCTGACAAGCTGCCCATGACCGAACTGCCGACCCTGCTGGGCATCGAGGAGTAA
- a CDS encoding chorismate mutase produces MDLLQQARAEIDAVDAEMAALFERRMQAVADVVRYKAETGKPVFDAAREADVITRNTARLQNEELRPYYKAFLQEAMAVSRAYQRATLGRDTAAYQGVEGAWSHIALRRMFPFARATAFATWPEVFDAVQNGDAQFGVLPFENSNAGDVSAVLDLLYTHPDIIVTHMQDMPIQQDLLGVKGAKLSNVRTVISHPQALAQSSVFLQQLGFATQSWINTADAAKHIAELNDPTVAAIASAETAELYGLDILAEGVNADGDNTTRFIVIERSAQPPVMTGEGQRLSLLFTARHKPGQLAVVLDQIGARGFNMECIKSRPLPHVPFEYYFYVQLVCPAGCDAAACNSLLETLTGACSTLRLLGAFTLDGIDQQ; encoded by the coding sequence ATGGATCTTTTACAGCAAGCCCGTGCCGAGATCGATGCCGTCGACGCCGAAATGGCCGCTTTGTTTGAGCGGCGCATGCAGGCTGTTGCCGACGTAGTACGTTACAAAGCCGAGACCGGCAAGCCGGTATTTGATGCCGCGCGGGAGGCGGATGTGATCACCCGCAACACGGCCCGGCTGCAAAACGAGGAACTGCGCCCCTATTACAAGGCGTTTTTGCAGGAGGCCATGGCTGTCTCCCGCGCCTACCAGCGGGCCACTCTGGGCCGCGACACCGCCGCTTATCAGGGCGTGGAGGGCGCATGGAGCCACATTGCCCTGCGGCGGATGTTCCCCTTTGCGCGGGCAACCGCCTTTGCCACCTGGCCCGAGGTGTTTGACGCTGTGCAGAACGGCGACGCCCAGTTTGGTGTGCTGCCCTTTGAAAACTCCAACGCGGGGGATGTTTCCGCCGTGCTGGACCTGCTGTACACCCACCCGGACATCATTGTGACCCACATGCAGGACATGCCCATCCAGCAGGACCTGCTGGGCGTGAAGGGTGCGAAACTCAGCAATGTGCGCACCGTCATCAGTCATCCGCAGGCGTTGGCCCAAAGCAGCGTATTTTTGCAGCAGCTTGGCTTTGCCACCCAAAGCTGGATCAACACTGCCGATGCCGCCAAGCACATTGCCGAGCTGAACGACCCCACCGTGGCCGCCATTGCCAGCGCCGAGACTGCCGAACTGTATGGGCTGGATATTCTGGCCGAGGGCGTGAACGCTGACGGCGACAACACCACCCGCTTTATCGTGATTGAGCGCTCGGCCCAGCCGCCGGTGATGACCGGCGAGGGGCAGCGGCTTTCCCTGCTGTTTACCGCCCGCCACAAGCCCGGCCAACTGGCCGTGGTGCTGGACCAGATCGGTGCCCGCGGCTTTAACATGGAGTGCATCAAAAGCCGCCCCCTGCCCCATGTACCTTTTGAGTATTATTTTTATGTACAGCTTGTCTGTCCCGCTGGCTGCGATGCCGCCGCCTGCAACAGCCTGCTGGAAACCCTGACAGGGGCGTGCAGCACCCTGCGCCTGCTGGGTGCCTTTACGCTGGACGGCATCGACCAACAATAA
- a CDS encoding HAD hydrolase-like protein: MASVLTDFTKKREFLVCMDSDGCVMDTVSIKHTIVMCPELIRVFALDDHADFVASAWEEINLRNITRGLSRFESVVLVFDRLKNRGIEVPGSEDISAWVNTSAELSTASLQHELLRTGSLALRKLQEWNNACNRRIQALEPTFEPFPGVEESLRQLHAVADLAVVSAANESAIASEWKHYGLARHADVIFGQEVGSKANSIATMLACGYESRKVLMVGDSMGDAQAAAANGVAFVPILPGREADSWRRLQEEALPKLLHGTFSPEYQAELLAALRSALHG, encoded by the coding sequence ATGGCAAGCGTTTTAACTGATTTTACCAAGAAGCGTGAATTTCTGGTTTGCATGGATTCGGACGGCTGCGTTATGGACACGGTCAGCATCAAGCACACCATTGTAATGTGCCCGGAGCTGATCCGCGTTTTTGCGCTGGACGATCATGCAGACTTTGTCGCCTCGGCGTGGGAGGAGATCAACCTGCGCAACATCACACGGGGCCTTTCCCGCTTTGAGAGCGTGGTGCTGGTGTTTGACCGGCTGAAAAACCGCGGCATCGAGGTGCCGGGCAGCGAGGACATTTCCGCCTGGGTCAACACCTCGGCCGAACTTTCCACCGCCAGCTTACAGCACGAACTGCTGCGCACCGGCAGCCTGGCCCTGCGCAAACTGCAGGAGTGGAACAATGCCTGCAACCGCCGCATCCAGGCCTTGGAGCCGACCTTTGAGCCTTTCCCCGGTGTGGAGGAAAGCTTGCGCCAGCTGCACGCCGTGGCTGACCTGGCTGTGGTGAGCGCCGCCAATGAGAGCGCCATTGCCAGCGAGTGGAAGCACTACGGGCTGGCCCGCCATGCCGATGTCATCTTCGGCCAGGAGGTGGGCAGCAAGGCCAACTCCATCGCCACCATGCTGGCCTGCGGGTACGAGAGCCGCAAGGTGCTGATGGTGGGCGATTCGATGGGCGATGCCCAGGCCGCCGCCGCGAATGGCGTCGCCTTTGTGCCGATCCTGCCCGGCCGCGAGGCTGACAGCTGGCGCCGCTTGCAGGAGGAAGCCCTGCCGAAGCTGCTGCACGGCACCTTCAGCCCGGAATACCAGGCCGAACTGCTGGCCGCCCTGCGCAGTGCCCTGCATGGGTAA